A part of Fervidobacterium thailandense genomic DNA contains:
- a CDS encoding YdcF family protein, which translates to MFAVYKIVGKFVTYPGVLVTLFWLLSLWALVRKRPKRFVIFTFVVGLVIYVSSMGITSYILSKLIAVEDSEDRGEFIVVLGGGVDVFENRVELGKHTTRRIVKALELYKKHPRKIVVTGGVVTKGIPEANVMAQVLVELGVNPSDILVERNARNTAENARYTFELIGNRPITLVTSVTHMRRALKLFKEKFDRVYHVSADLPVDFRNSYLDYVPTGEGCYTFGTLTHELIGLLKEELSTRLRLSRGF; encoded by the coding sequence ATGTTTGCCGTTTACAAAATCGTCGGTAAGTTTGTAACCTACCCGGGAGTGCTTGTCACACTATTTTGGTTACTGTCTTTATGGGCACTTGTGCGCAAAAGGCCCAAGCGGTTTGTTATCTTCACTTTTGTCGTGGGCTTGGTAATTTACGTTTCGTCGATGGGCATTACTTCTTACATACTTTCCAAGCTGATCGCCGTTGAAGATTCCGAGGATCGAGGAGAGTTCATCGTTGTTCTTGGTGGTGGGGTTGACGTTTTTGAGAACCGCGTGGAACTTGGCAAACACACAACCCGAAGAATCGTGAAGGCACTTGAACTTTACAAAAAACATCCCAGAAAGATCGTTGTAACCGGCGGCGTTGTGACGAAGGGAATCCCCGAAGCGAACGTGATGGCGCAAGTTCTGGTCGAGCTCGGTGTGAACCCTTCGGATATCCTTGTCGAAAGGAACGCGAGAAATACGGCGGAGAACGCAAGATACACTTTCGAACTAATCGGTAACAGACCTATTACGCTTGTTACAAGTGTCACACACATGCGGCGTGCTTTGAAGTTATTCAAGGAAAAGTTCGACAGAGTCTACCATGTCAGTGCGGATCTTCCGGTTGATTTCAGAAACAGCTACCTTGATTACGTTCCGACAGGTGAGGGATGCTACACCTTTGGTACACTGACACACGAGTTGATAGGACTGCTGAAAGAAGAACTTTCCACAAGATTACGACTGTCAAGAGGATTTTGA
- a CDS encoding rhomboid family intramembrane serine protease — protein MFPLYDTIPHIRKPYVNYMIIVANVLVFAYELYLSLFYSQSSLTNFFNTFGFVPAKIFGLFYGINWRFEMIPTPQVPPLAEIAISSITHMFIHGGWFHIIGNMWFLKIFGDNVEDAMGHFKFFIFYITGGLFALAFHVLFNPFSDVPLVGASGAISAVMGAYAVLFWYSRIVSLVFLIFPIVVEIPAVIYLFYWFLIQVINGFFSTFVESPVAYWAHAGGFIYGLLVGTRVRKKRYWF, from the coding sequence ATGTTCCCACTTTATGATACCATTCCACACATCAGAAAACCGTACGTAAACTACATGATAATAGTGGCGAATGTTTTGGTCTTTGCGTACGAACTCTATCTATCGCTATTTTATTCTCAAAGTAGTCTGACGAACTTTTTTAACACCTTCGGATTCGTTCCAGCAAAGATATTCGGCCTTTTTTACGGTATCAATTGGCGTTTCGAAATGATTCCAACTCCACAAGTACCTCCGTTGGCAGAAATTGCCATCAGCTCTATCACACACATGTTCATCCATGGCGGGTGGTTTCACATCATCGGTAACATGTGGTTTTTGAAGATATTCGGTGATAATGTTGAGGATGCGATGGGTCACTTTAAATTTTTTATTTTCTACATTACCGGTGGACTCTTCGCACTTGCGTTCCACGTCCTTTTTAATCCATTCTCCGATGTTCCACTCGTTGGTGCGTCCGGTGCTATATCGGCTGTGATGGGTGCTTACGCAGTTCTTTTCTGGTATTCGAGGATAGTGTCTCTTGTTTTCTTAATCTTCCCAATAGTCGTCGAGATCCCCGCGGTGATATATCTGTTCTATTGGTTTTTGATTCAAGTAATCAACGGCTTTTTCTCAACATTTGTTGAATCTCCGGTTGCTTACTGGGCACATGCTGGAGGCTTTATCTACGGTCTCCTTGTGGGTACAAGAGTAAGGAAAAAGCGATATTGGTTCTAA
- a CDS encoding asparaginase produces MKKRIAIISTGGTIAMVKKGRTVVPYDKGNALVTDIPELHEIADVTLFEFSNVPSPYMTPALMWQLAKVVDKVLEEEGYDGVVVTHGTDTLEETAYFLDLVLRTEKPVVLTASMRNISELSTDGPRNVLSSVMVACADESHGMGVLVCLNDEIHAAREVTKTYTSNVATFDSPGYGPLGIVDENNVIYFRKSLTREKILTERIEERVAIVKTFTGDDGSILRAVHGMGYRGIVVEGFGRGNVPPQLASTIEDIVRSGVPIVITSRCFKGRVYPIYGYEGGGADLRRRGAILSEHPLAQKARIKLMVVLGITQDIEEIRKYFEKHIGGNVSEVER; encoded by the coding sequence ATGAAGAAAAGGATAGCGATAATCAGCACGGGTGGGACCATTGCGATGGTGAAAAAGGGTAGAACGGTCGTACCGTACGACAAGGGCAACGCACTTGTTACCGACATTCCCGAGCTCCACGAGATCGCCGATGTTACGCTGTTCGAATTTTCAAACGTGCCAAGCCCTTACATGACCCCCGCTCTTATGTGGCAGCTTGCGAAGGTCGTTGACAAAGTGTTGGAAGAAGAGGGATACGATGGGGTTGTAGTGACACACGGGACCGACACCTTAGAAGAAACTGCGTACTTCTTGGACCTGGTACTAAGAACGGAAAAACCAGTGGTTTTAACCGCATCGATGAGAAACATCAGCGAGCTCAGTACCGACGGGCCACGGAACGTTTTGTCGTCCGTGATGGTCGCCTGTGCGGACGAATCCCACGGCATGGGTGTGCTCGTGTGCCTAAACGATGAAATACACGCTGCAAGGGAGGTCACAAAAACGTACACCAGCAACGTGGCAACGTTCGACTCACCCGGCTACGGGCCTCTTGGGATCGTGGACGAGAACAACGTTATATACTTTCGCAAGTCACTCACGCGCGAGAAGATCCTTACCGAAAGGATAGAGGAAAGAGTAGCGATTGTTAAGACGTTCACAGGAGACGATGGTTCAATTTTGAGAGCCGTTCACGGTATGGGTTATCGCGGTATCGTCGTTGAGGGCTTCGGTAGGGGAAACGTGCCACCGCAACTTGCAAGCACGATAGAGGACATAGTGAGGTCGGGTGTTCCGATCGTCATCACCTCTCGATGCTTCAAAGGAAGGGTGTATCCCATTTACGGTTACGAAGGTGGCGGAGCTGACTTGCGAAGACGTGGTGCCATCCTCAGTGAACACCCGCTTGCTCAAAAGGCTCGCATAAAATTGATGGTTGTATTGGGGATAACTCAAGACATCGAGGAGATCAGAAAGTATTTCGAGAAACACATAGGAGGTAACGTAAGTGAGGTTGAGCGTTAG
- a CDS encoding AI-2E family transporter, whose protein sequence is MRLSVRQQALIWVLVYATLIFIAFAVYKTLLYVFVFSLVSILVVNFILKNLMKIKIPYWLAVTISLVLYFSVLIYAFVNIIPVVAKQVGSFYEFMQRILDSKYWENYLSDNPEFSETVGKIVEWAKPKLTELFSYIALNFAKQLPQALVVIFYSVLFTVYITIYTRWTTNSIPGLFPMKVRPLIEDFLRKLGSALSSYVDVLLLGAIIVSVSFYVLFSVYLPEYTVLLSFWGFVTNLIPIVGVVIEWIPILIVSLGLGLRGFIIVNVVVMLIHLGAFLFFIFVMKKRADINPVLILIFIFLVGLGYGMVGTFFAVPVAIFFVTLWNEFVRGELESLS, encoded by the coding sequence GTGAGGTTGAGCGTTAGGCAACAGGCACTCATATGGGTGCTTGTTTACGCAACGTTGATTTTCATTGCGTTCGCGGTCTATAAGACCTTACTCTATGTTTTTGTTTTTTCGCTTGTTTCCATATTGGTTGTCAATTTCATCTTGAAGAACTTAATGAAGATCAAGATTCCGTACTGGTTGGCTGTTACGATTTCACTTGTGCTTTATTTCTCCGTCTTGATCTACGCGTTTGTGAACATCATCCCCGTGGTGGCAAAACAGGTGGGTTCGTTTTACGAGTTCATGCAGCGGATCCTTGACTCCAAGTACTGGGAGAATTATCTGAGTGATAATCCGGAATTCTCCGAAACGGTCGGAAAAATCGTGGAGTGGGCCAAGCCGAAGTTAACAGAGCTCTTCAGCTACATCGCACTGAACTTTGCCAAACAGCTACCTCAGGCACTCGTAGTGATATTCTACAGCGTACTATTCACGGTATACATCACCATTTACACGAGGTGGACTACGAACTCGATACCGGGTTTGTTCCCCATGAAAGTCCGCCCACTTATAGAGGATTTTCTCCGCAAACTCGGATCAGCCCTTTCAAGCTACGTCGATGTGCTTTTGCTCGGTGCGATAATCGTTTCGGTTTCATTTTACGTTCTATTCAGCGTTTACCTTCCCGAATACACCGTCCTTCTCTCGTTTTGGGGGTTTGTAACGAATCTCATTCCAATTGTCGGGGTCGTTATTGAGTGGATTCCGATACTCATCGTCTCGTTGGGCCTTGGACTGAGGGGTTTTATCATAGTGAACGTCGTCGTTATGCTGATCCACCTCGGTGCGTTCCTGTTCTTCATATTCGTTATGAAAAAGCGGGCGGACATAAATCCCGTTTTGATACTCATATTCATCTTCCTTGTGGGTCTTGGCTATGGGATGGTGGGAACGTTCTTCGCTGTCCCCGTAGCGATATTCTTCGTTACGCTGTGGAACGAGTTTGTAAGGGGAGAACTTGAAAGTCTGAGTTGA
- a CDS encoding M3 family oligoendopeptidase, with product MKWDLSNIYRSFEDMTFQSDLSKLEVELAELVRWTEENFSSYENFENKVAYCLEKLNELSLLSGKLQSYASLTLSADTNNATAAKYLDIVREKMVSLFLVRVKLRRYLSAIDFDWDRAMIQNVREHAFFLREQRMLSKYLLSDAEEKILNLMRLTGSNAWNNLYHKVTSNLLCELEIDGEVKKLPLMKVRNMAYEPSKELREKAYYAELSACEQIADTVAQCLNSIKGEFLTEVGLRGYESPLQPMLIENRISYETFSAMMEAVKESTPTLRKYLVLKARMLGHERGLPWYDLFAPMGSYEKRWTFDEARSFIVQHLSTFSSELGSFVDGVFEKKWIDAETRPGKRGGAFCASIKALGESRILMSFDGTLDNVLTLAHELGHAFHNYCLRNETPLNSVTPATLAETASIFNETLLLDRLKKEAVEPTQKVSLLEKELSDVVQTVVDIYSRYLFESEVFERRKHGTIATSDLKEIMIQAQREAYGEGLDERFLHPYAWVVKPHYYYPTFHFYNFPYTFGLLFALGVYTQKDEPGFFEKYKRLLASTGKGTAEEVAASVGLDITRKEFWKSSLHLIEQAVDEFEALSKML from the coding sequence TTGAAGTGGGATCTTAGCAACATTTACAGGTCTTTTGAAGATATGACATTTCAATCGGATCTATCGAAACTTGAAGTCGAGCTTGCGGAACTTGTAAGATGGACGGAAGAAAATTTCTCAAGTTACGAAAACTTCGAGAACAAGGTTGCCTACTGTTTGGAAAAACTCAACGAACTCTCGCTTCTGTCAGGCAAACTCCAAAGTTACGCAAGCTTGACACTAAGTGCCGATACAAACAACGCCACGGCGGCAAAATATCTCGATATCGTTCGCGAGAAAATGGTAAGTCTTTTCCTTGTCCGTGTCAAGCTTAGAAGATACTTGAGTGCAATTGATTTTGACTGGGATCGCGCAATGATTCAGAATGTTCGGGAACATGCATTTTTTCTGAGAGAACAAAGAATGTTGTCGAAGTATTTGTTATCGGATGCGGAAGAGAAGATCTTGAACCTAATGCGGTTAACTGGCTCAAACGCGTGGAACAACCTTTACCACAAGGTAACTTCGAACTTGCTATGCGAACTTGAAATCGATGGAGAAGTTAAGAAGCTCCCGCTCATGAAAGTTAGAAACATGGCGTACGAACCTTCCAAAGAGCTCAGGGAGAAGGCTTACTATGCCGAGCTTTCAGCGTGTGAGCAGATTGCCGATACGGTTGCCCAGTGCTTGAACAGCATCAAGGGAGAATTCCTGACGGAAGTTGGTTTAAGAGGCTACGAAAGTCCTCTCCAGCCAATGCTAATAGAAAATCGTATTAGTTACGAAACCTTCAGTGCGATGATGGAAGCGGTCAAAGAAAGTACTCCAACGCTACGGAAATATCTCGTGCTGAAAGCTCGGATGTTAGGTCACGAGAGAGGACTACCCTGGTACGATTTGTTTGCTCCAATGGGATCGTACGAAAAGCGCTGGACTTTCGATGAAGCTCGCAGTTTCATTGTTCAGCACCTGTCAACGTTCTCCAGTGAGTTGGGAAGTTTCGTCGATGGGGTTTTCGAAAAGAAGTGGATCGACGCGGAAACGCGTCCAGGGAAACGTGGTGGAGCATTTTGCGCGTCGATAAAGGCACTCGGAGAATCTCGAATCTTGATGAGTTTTGATGGTACACTCGATAATGTGTTAACTTTAGCGCACGAGCTTGGGCACGCGTTTCATAATTATTGTTTGCGTAACGAAACTCCTCTAAACAGCGTAACACCGGCAACCTTGGCTGAAACGGCATCGATATTCAACGAAACGTTATTGCTCGATAGGTTAAAAAAAGAAGCGGTGGAACCAACACAGAAAGTCTCGTTACTTGAAAAAGAACTGTCCGATGTCGTTCAAACGGTTGTGGATATCTACAGCCGGTACCTGTTCGAAAGCGAGGTCTTTGAACGCAGAAAGCACGGTACAATCGCAACTTCGGACCTTAAGGAGATAATGATTCAGGCTCAGAGGGAAGCTTACGGTGAAGGTCTTGATGAAAGATTTTTACATCCTTACGCGTGGGTAGTCAAGCCACATTATTACTATCCAACCTTCCATTTTTACAATTTCCCCTACACCTTCGGGTTGCTCTTTGCACTGGGAGTCTACACTCAAAAGGATGAACCTGGATTTTTCGAAAAGTACAAACGACTCCTTGCTTCAACTGGTAAGGGAACCGCCGAGGAAGTTGCGGCAAGCGTCGGACTGGATATCACAAGGAAAGAGTTTTGGAAATCCTCGTTGCATTTGATTGAACAGGCGGTAGATGAGTTTGAAGCGCTCTCAAAGATGTTATAA
- a CDS encoding aldose epimerase family protein has translation MRVYKIQEDFFSYTEDGNEVYEYTLKNDSGFAVKILNYGGIIRELWVPSKSGEPIDVVLGYDTFPEYRRNPGYLGAIIGRYANRIAGGKFVLDGVVYQLALNDKNRPNALHGGIKGFDKKVWNARGEIGNEGPKLVLTYTSPDGEEGYPGNLNVTVVYTLLEDGLKIEYSAITDKPTIVNLTNHTYFNLSGTGRIYDHIIQINASKYTPVDENLIPTSDLEPVEGTPYDLRQPTDLGEALEKFYGTSAGEFDINYVLDSEYAALVYSESTGIIMKVFTSQPGMQFSTANHLPEIRGKRGMMYGKHSGFCLETQHFPNSPNYQDFPSTVLRPGEEYYEWTIFKFSFIGT, from the coding sequence GTGAGAGTTTACAAAATCCAGGAGGACTTCTTCAGTTACACCGAGGATGGTAACGAAGTGTACGAATACACTTTAAAGAACGATAGCGGTTTTGCTGTTAAGATCCTGAACTACGGTGGCATAATTCGCGAACTTTGGGTTCCGTCAAAGAGTGGGGAACCGATCGATGTGGTACTTGGTTACGACACATTCCCCGAGTACAGGCGAAATCCCGGCTATTTAGGAGCGATAATCGGAAGGTACGCGAACAGGATCGCCGGCGGGAAGTTCGTACTCGATGGGGTCGTTTATCAGCTTGCTTTGAATGACAAAAACCGTCCAAACGCGTTGCATGGAGGAATCAAGGGATTCGACAAGAAAGTCTGGAACGCGCGCGGTGAGATAGGTAACGAAGGGCCAAAGCTTGTCTTAACATACACCAGTCCCGATGGTGAAGAAGGTTACCCGGGAAACTTGAATGTGACAGTCGTATACACATTGCTCGAGGATGGCCTGAAAATTGAATACTCTGCAATTACTGACAAACCAACCATAGTTAACCTTACAAATCACACCTATTTTAACCTCTCTGGTACTGGTAGAATCTACGACCACATTATACAGATCAACGCATCGAAGTACACCCCGGTTGACGAGAACCTTATTCCGACGAGCGACTTGGAGCCAGTTGAGGGCACGCCTTACGATTTGAGACAGCCAACTGACCTTGGCGAGGCTTTAGAGAAATTCTACGGAACCTCGGCTGGGGAATTCGATATAAATTACGTTCTTGACAGCGAATATGCAGCGCTTGTTTACTCCGAATCGACAGGAATAATTATGAAAGTGTTCACATCGCAACCTGGAATGCAGTTTTCTACTGCAAATCATTTACCGGAAATACGAGGGAAACGTGGGATGATGTACGGAAAACATTCAGGCTTTTGCTTGGAGACCCAACACTTTCCGAACTCCCCAAACTATCAAGATTTTCCAAGTACGGTACTAAGGCCTGGTGAAGAATACTACGAATGGACAATCTTTAAGTTCTCTTTTATAGGCACTTAA
- a CDS encoding polysaccharide deacetylase family protein, whose translation MRRRTSKFWIVVGIVLLIIILIPISCRIWDQRYRRSDQTSSNFSPDVSLQLPAATSTALKFENPSNQSEKTLAEIPTSITVESTPPETITVVVPSVEETPTSYATQVSVTTSSENDRRESKAVQVEEEKFFYTSLPVDKGEKVIMITIDDGPGEYTGELLDLLKELDIKVAFFLNGDTVPWYKEIVKREYEEGHTIGTHTYCHRSFFKLEKTASREQVIETMKSDFIKTENNIKAIIPEVKIRLLRMPEGYYRPWMDPILKEFGYVCINWTAGYDWIQEPDEKVLEYYKKALRPGGIYLFHDGKARGKRAMKLIRGFVEYARAQGYRIADPKEFFGN comes from the coding sequence ATGCGACGTCGGACTTCCAAGTTTTGGATTGTCGTTGGTATCGTTTTACTGATTATTATATTAATCCCCATCTCCTGTCGAATCTGGGACCAGAGATATCGCCGCTCAGATCAAACAAGTTCAAACTTTTCCCCAGATGTATCGCTTCAACTGCCAGCTGCAACATCTACCGCACTAAAATTTGAGAATCCATCAAACCAAAGTGAAAAAACTCTCGCAGAAATACCCACATCGATAACCGTTGAATCCACACCACCCGAAACGATAACGGTAGTCGTACCATCGGTGGAAGAAACACCCACAAGCTATGCTACGCAGGTAAGCGTAACCACATCGTCGGAAAATGACCGTAGAGAGAGTAAAGCCGTACAAGTTGAAGAAGAGAAATTTTTTTACACCTCTCTACCTGTGGATAAGGGTGAGAAGGTCATTATGATAACGATCGACGACGGCCCAGGAGAATACACCGGTGAACTACTCGACCTTCTTAAAGAGCTTGACATAAAAGTTGCCTTCTTCCTCAACGGTGACACCGTGCCATGGTACAAAGAAATTGTCAAACGTGAGTACGAAGAAGGTCACACGATAGGTACGCACACGTACTGCCACAGAAGCTTCTTCAAACTGGAGAAAACAGCTTCGCGCGAGCAAGTTATCGAAACGATGAAGAGTGACTTTATCAAAACTGAAAACAACATCAAGGCTATTATACCTGAGGTAAAAATCCGTTTGTTGCGGATGCCAGAGGGATACTACAGGCCTTGGATGGATCCCATCCTCAAAGAATTTGGATACGTCTGCATCAACTGGACAGCCGGGTACGACTGGATTCAAGAGCCAGATGAAAAGGTACTTGAATATTACAAAAAGGCCCTCCGTCCGGGTGGCATTTACCTTTTCCACGACGGTAAAGCCCGAGGAAAGAGGGCTATGAAACTCATCCGAGGCTTTGTTGAGTACGCCAGAGCTCAAGGATACAGAATCGCGGATCCTAAGGAATTTTTCGGTAATTAA
- a CDS encoding DMT family transporter, translated as MGAFWMVIRILLLGYERIAGSKISKGSPTFVAAWGFFFFSFIAFAPFFNSLTFNSILRALLSGTIYSISFTLYTYALGHEDTSVVAPLYNLNAIFLVFLSSIFLGEKLSVWKILGAVMMVYGISFLKKGENLRISYVNLLKSKGALSMILASLLMAFGRIVDRRLTINSDPLNYSVAIYLVISAYIFLYGVLYGNSPGEYLDLVRTKWPHLIAGGICNAYSYYALLRAFNYLGVSVAEPLSMLSVFVTMFFAKLLIREHIGLRIVAAVFLISGAFLVYVS; from the coding sequence ATGGGTGCTTTTTGGATGGTTATAAGGATACTTCTTCTTGGTTACGAGAGGATAGCGGGAAGTAAGATATCCAAAGGTTCTCCTACGTTTGTCGCAGCGTGGGGTTTTTTCTTTTTCTCGTTCATCGCGTTTGCACCGTTTTTTAACTCACTCACCTTTAACTCGATCTTAAGGGCTCTTTTGAGCGGTACGATTTACTCGATCTCGTTCACACTGTACACTTACGCGCTGGGGCATGAAGATACCTCGGTTGTAGCACCACTGTACAATTTGAACGCGATTTTTTTAGTTTTTCTGTCGAGTATCTTTCTTGGTGAAAAGCTTTCGGTTTGGAAAATTCTCGGAGCGGTTATGATGGTTTACGGAATCAGTTTCCTGAAGAAGGGTGAGAACTTGAGGATTTCTTACGTGAATTTACTGAAAAGCAAAGGAGCACTTTCGATGATACTGGCTTCGTTGCTGATGGCTTTCGGTCGTATAGTCGACAGGAGGTTGACCATCAACTCTGATCCGCTTAATTACTCAGTTGCGATATACCTGGTAATAAGTGCCTACATTTTCCTATATGGAGTTTTGTACGGCAACAGTCCTGGGGAGTATTTGGACTTGGTACGTACCAAGTGGCCTCACCTTATTGCGGGTGGGATATGTAACGCGTACTCCTATTATGCACTGCTCAGAGCTTTTAATTACTTGGGTGTTAGCGTTGCTGAGCCGTTGTCGATGCTTTCTGTTTTTGTAACGATGTTCTTCGCGAAACTCTTAATAAGAGAGCACATCGGATTGAGGATAGTTGCCGCGGTTTTCTTAATTTCAGGCGCTTTTCTGGTGTACGTTAGCTGA
- a CDS encoding GNAT family N-acetyltransferase — MSDLLVKLYALPALEPAVEELKKKGIEVKRPIGPEKLLVVEWVREKFGIHWASETDMCFSNKPISVFVAIDTLKENRIVGFACYDATVRGFFGPTGVDPSYRGLGVGTALLLACLHDMYNVGYAYAIIGDAGPVEYYKKTVNAIEIPDSSPGIYRNMIRKV; from the coding sequence ATGTCGGATTTGCTGGTAAAGCTCTACGCGCTACCGGCGTTGGAACCGGCGGTTGAGGAACTTAAAAAGAAAGGTATTGAAGTTAAAAGGCCTATTGGTCCGGAGAAACTGCTTGTCGTCGAATGGGTGAGAGAAAAGTTTGGAATCCATTGGGCTTCCGAGACAGACATGTGCTTTTCGAACAAGCCCATCAGTGTATTCGTTGCAATCGACACCCTAAAAGAAAACAGAATAGTGGGATTCGCTTGTTACGACGCAACGGTGAGGGGATTCTTTGGGCCAACTGGTGTCGACCCAAGTTACAGGGGCCTGGGTGTTGGTACCGCCTTACTTTTGGCATGCCTCCACGACATGTACAACGTGGGTTACGCTTACGCAATCATAGGCGATGCGGGACCGGTTGAGTACTACAAAAAAACTGTAAACGCAATTGAAATTCCCGATTCCTCACCTGGAATCTATAGGAACATGATACGGAAAGTCTAA